The nucleotide sequence CACCTCAAATTTTCCTATCTCACTGTCATCCCATTTATTGATTTTTTGAATGTTGCGTATGTCGCCTACAATGAATTTGGTATCATATTCGGCCAGGCCACTATCGTAAATGCCTATGACATTGAACGCCCGTGCAAGAGGTTTCTTCATTTTCCTTCATGAAATAGGTAGGTGCCTTATCTCCTACCTTGAGCTGTAAACGCCTTGCGATGTCATCAGAGATTAAAATATCTTTTGAGGTAGCCTCTTGAGATACATCTGGTAAAGATCCTTCAATCAGAAAATCTTTGAAGCTTTCCCAGCGGTAATCGGTTCCAACACCTTTAAGGATAACGCCTTCAAAATCTGTCGCCGTCCTGATCATGGCTCCTTTAGTCGCCACGGCTTGTACATGCGTGACCTGCGGCACACTTGTAAAATCAGGATAAAATTCTTGGTTGATATCAATAGGCCTGACGGTCGTGATGGAGTTATTGCGATCAAATAGTGATATGGTAATGTCGCCATTGAAAGCGCTCACCTTTTCCCTAATCTTTTTTTGTAGGCCTACACCGGTCGCAACGGCGATGATCATTACAATCATTCCTATGGCAATGGCTGCAGTGGCGATTTTAATTATCGGCGCACTTACGCTATTTTTATATTCTGTACTATGCTGTACGCGACGCGCTATGAAATACTCTAGATTCAATACTTTTCCTTCAATTTTCAAATATACCATAATAGCTTTTGCTTTGGTGCTTACTTCCTGCGATGCAGGCATCAATAACAAGAATAAAACGCAGCCCAATGATATCGTAGATCTGGATAACAACACAATTGATAGTACTAGATTGTTAAAGCCCTTGCAAAAAAAACCTATTCCTGCTGCAGACCAGCTGGAAACCTGGATTCAAAAGCTGAATGGCAAACGCGTTGCCATCGTGGGCAATCAAACCAGCGTTGTTAGCAGTAGTTCCATCAAAGAGCGCCGTACATGGGATCAAGCCATTAAAGTACGTTATGTTCATCTCGTGGACACGTTATTATCCAGAGGTGTAGCCGTAAAAAAAGTCTTTGCTCCAGAACATGGTTTTAGAGGTGATGCAGACGCTGGTGCCGCGATTGCAGATGGTGTGGACAAAAGGTCTGGCCTACCCATTGTGTCATTATATGGCAGCAATAAAAAGCCTACCGCAGCACAGCTAGCAGATGTCGATGTGATACTGTTTGATATTCAAGACGTAGGCGCCAGGTTCTACACCTACATTTCTACCTTACACTATGTAATGGAAGCAGCTGCTGAGCAAAATAAAACGGTTTACATCCTAGACCGACCTAATCCCAATGGCCATTATGTAGATGGTCCTATTCTCGATAGCGATCATAAGAGTTTTGTAGGCATGCATCCCGTACCAGTGGTACATGGCATGACCATAGGCGAGTATGCGCAAATGATCAATGGTGAAGGCTGGCTGGAATACGGTAAAAAAGCAGATCTAATTGTGTTGCCTATAAAGGATTATACTCACGACACGCCATACGAGCTGCCCATCGCGCCATCGCCTAATTTGCCTAATGCGCAGTCCATCAACTTATATCCCAGTTTGTGCTTTTTTGAGGGTACTGATGTAAGCGTAGGTCGCGGCACAGACATGCAATTCCAAGTGTATGGCTCACCGTCACTGGCAAAATACCGAGACTTTGCTTTCACACCTACGCCCAATCGTGGTGCTAAAAGACCATTGTTCAACGGTAAAAAATGCTTCGGTGTGGATTTGAGGGATTATCCCAAGCTGGATCGATTGAACCTGGAGTTTGTGGTAGACGCTTTCGCGAAAGCGCCCTACAAACAATCCTTCTTCAATTCCTTTTTTACAAAACTCGCAGGTACCGACCTATTGCAAAAACAGATCGAGAAAGGAATGAGTGCGGAAGAAATTGCAGCCACCTGGAAGGAAGGCCTTGAAGATTTTATGATCACCCGAGAGAAATACCTATTGTACGACTAACCAAAACTTTGTGCCTATGGAATCCTTTTTTAAAAGAATCCACCTATCGAAAATTGCGGGAACGGTTGCAAAATATAGATGCCAGCAAGTCGCCTGAATGGGGCAAAATGGACGCGGCGCAAATGCTCAAGCACTGTCAATTCCCTATTCAAATTGCCATGGGCAAGGAAAAGGTTGGTTTAAAATCTAATTGGCTA is from Nonlabens sp. YIK11 and encodes:
- a CDS encoding DUF1343 domain-containing protein produces the protein MAAVAILIIGALTLFLYSVLCCTRRAMKYSRFNTFPSIFKYTIIAFALVLTSCDAGINNKNKTQPNDIVDLDNNTIDSTRLLKPLQKKPIPAADQLETWIQKLNGKRVAIVGNQTSVVSSSSIKERRTWDQAIKVRYVHLVDTLLSRGVAVKKVFAPEHGFRGDADAGAAIADGVDKRSGLPIVSLYGSNKKPTAAQLADVDVILFDIQDVGARFYTYISTLHYVMEAAAEQNKTVYILDRPNPNGHYVDGPILDSDHKSFVGMHPVPVVHGMTIGEYAQMINGEGWLEYGKKADLIVLPIKDYTHDTPYELPIAPSPNLPNAQSINLYPSLCFFEGTDVSVGRGTDMQFQVYGSPSLAKYRDFAFTPTPNRGAKRPLFNGKKCFGVDLRDYPKLDRLNLEFVVDAFAKAPYKQSFFNSFFTKLAGTDLLQKQIEKGMSAEEIAATWKEGLEDFMITREKYLLYD